The following is a genomic window from Numenius arquata unplaced genomic scaffold, bNumArq3.hap1.1 HAP1_SCAFFOLD_1453, whole genome shotgun sequence.
ccCCCCAGGGGTCCCTTGGGTCCCTGTGGCTCTGCTGGCCACATGTCCATTCCCTAGGGTGGGTGGGTAGGTGGCCATTGGGGCAACCaaactcctgggctcctgggaCAGGGCGTGAAGGTGGCCACCCTGGATCCTCACCgtcccctggggtgggggagaaggtcACCCTGGACCCCACAGTCCCCTCGGGTTGGGGGGAAGGTTACCCTGGACCCTCATGGTCCCCTGGGTTGAGGGATAAAGTCACCTTGGACCCTGATggtcccctggggtgggggggataaGGTCACCCTGGACCCCAAAGTCCCCTAGGGTGGGGGAGAAGGTCACCCTGGACCCCTAGTGTCCCCTAGAGCTGGGGGGAAGGTGGCCACCCTGGACCTTCATGGTCCCCTGGGTTGACGGAGAAGGTCACCCTGGACACCACAGTCCCCCTGGGGTAGGGGGGAAGGTCACCCTGGATCCTCATGGTcccctggggttggggttggCTGGGACCACCACAGTGCCACAGGGGGTCCCAGAAGCCCgcgaggcggcgggggggggaggttgggcaGGGACCCCCGTCCCCGGGCGGCGGCCGTGCCTGCCCTGTCCCTCGCCCCCcaggcagcccagccccacggctgccggTGGCCCTGCGCATCTGCACCCTGGTCTGCAGGTCCTGGGGGGACcggccccagctctgccaggtaagacccccccccccctccctgccccgggctcctccccTTCGGGTGGGTAGGGGGCAGTGGCCATGGGCATCCCCACCCTTGGGTGTCCCACCAGGCTATGGGGTGGTGGCACGTGTCCCCATGCTCTGGTGGCCCTGCATATTCCCAGGCCCCGGTGGCCATCCATGTCCCCACGCTCTGGTGGCCCTCTGTGTCTCCAAGCTATGGTGGCCAtccatgtccccatgccctggtggcagcccatgtccccaggCCATGGTGACCATGCATGTCACCATGCCCTGGTGGCTgtccatgtccccatgccctggTGGTAGCCCATGTCCCCAGGCTACAATGACCATCAATGTCCCCATGCCCTGGTGGCCCCGCATGTCCCCAAACTATAGTGGCCAtccatgtccccatgccctgaTGGTAGCCCATATCCCCAGGCTACAATGACCATCAATGTCCCCATGCCCTGGTggcagcccatgtccccaggCAATGGGGTGGCCGTCCGTGTCCCCATACCCGTGTCGGCGTGTCCCCGCAGGTGGCGTGCGGCGTGGGGCGCGCGGAGGCACCGGTGCGGCACGGGGCGGCACTGCCCCAGGGCCTGGACTCCAGCCTGCAGCAGTGGGGGGTGGTGGCCCCCAGCCAGCGGCAGGCACTGGCCACGCGGCTGCGGGTGGCCGCCGAGGCCGCCATGACCGCCCTCCTGGCCGCCGAGGCcgagctgagcccccagcagcGCGGTGGCACCCGCGCCCACACCGACCTCCTGGGTGAGCATGGGGTCCTCGGGGGCCACCCCGTGGTGGCGGCGCTGTCCCCACGGTGCTGAGCGCGGTGTCATCGTCCCCAGGCGTGGACTTCTTGCTGGCGTGCGTGGATGACGCCCTGGAGCTGGTGGCCCTGTCCACCAACAGCCAGCGGTGCCTGGAGACCTGCCTGCTGGCCGATGCCATGGGGCGCGCCGTGGGGGAGCCCCACGGTGACCTGCCCCGGCTGCTGGCCGAGGCCCTGCTGCATCGGGCGCAGTGTCACCTGGTGGAGGGCAAGGACATCCTGCTCATCGGGGCCGGTGGCGTCAGCAAGAGCTTCGTCTGGGAGGCGGCCCGTGACTACGGCCTGAGGGTAAGGAGGCTTGGCCATCAGTAGGTTTCAGAGTGAACGCTGTCCATCAGTAGGTTTCAGAGTGAACGCTGTCCATCAGTAGGTTTCAGAGTGAACCTGTTGCACCGTAGCAGTGCCCAAGTCTCGGGCGGTCCCTCCACCCAGCTCGTTGTCCCAGTTGGTGGGGAGGGTGGCACAGCCGCGGTCTTGGGGGTGGGCACCCCGTGTCCTGTTGTCCCGCCGCGGTGACACCTCTCCGGGGCCGCAGATCCACCTGGTGGAGTCGGACCCGGAGCACTTCGCGGCGGGGCTGGTGGAGACCTTCCTGCCCTACGACAGCCGGGAGCACCGGCGGGACGAGGAGCACGCGGAGCGGGTGACGGAGCTGGTACGCTcccgggggctgcagccccacgcCTGCCTCTCCTACTGGGACGACTGCGTGGTACTGGCGGCACTGGTGTGCCAACGCCTGGGGCTCCGCGGCAGCTCGCCCGCCGCCGTCCGGGTGGCCAAGCAGAAGAGCCGGACCCACCAACACCTCCAAAGGTGCCGCCGGGgtcgcccgccccccgccgccttcGCCGTGCCCTGCCGCCGGTTGCGAAGCCACGGGGACGTGGATCGGGCGGCCGGCGCCGTCCCTTTCCCCGCCGTGGCCAAACTGGAGttcggggccgggggggtgggcgTCCGGTTGGTGGAGAGCACCGGGCAGTGCCACGCGCACGCCGCTCGCCTCTGGCGTGACCTGCGGGACGACGCCGACCACCCGGGCATCGGGTTGGGTTGGGGCAACGCCATGCTGCTGATGGAGTACGTGCCGGGCACCGAGCACGACGTGGATTTGGTGGTCTTCCAAGGGAGGCTTTTGGGCGCCTGGGTGTCCGACAACGGTCCCACCCGCCTGCCCgctttcctggagacggctgCCTGCTTGCCCTCCTGCTTGCCCGCCGACCGGCAAGCCCAACTGGTGCGGGCTGCCCTCCAGTGCTGCCTGGCTTGCGGGCTACGGGACGGCGTCTTCAACGTGGAGCTCAAACTGGGACCAGCTGGTCCCCGCCTGCTGGAGATCAACCCCCGCATGGGGGGGTTCTACCTTCGCGACTGGATCCGGGAGGTTTACGGTCCCGATTTACTGCTGGCAGCCGTGCTGGTTGCCCTGGGGCTACCCCCGGTGCTTCCCGCTCGCCCTGTTCCCCGTATCCATTTGGCTGGGGTGATGTGCTTGGGGTCGGAACACGGGGGGGTTCTTGGGGGGagcggtggcggcggcagcggcggcggcggcggcggggggggggggattggaaACGCTGCGGGGGTTGCAAGAACGTGGCCTGGTCCGTCTCAACCGGCTCTTCGAGGAgcccgggggggccggggagtACGAGGAACCCTGCCTGAGCGTGGGGTGCGCGGGGGCGACGCGGGCAGAGGCCTGTCTGCGCCTGCTGGGGCTCTGCCAGGCGCTGGGCATCGATTCGCCCCGTTACCCCGTCGAGCATTTCTTATCCCACTTCAAATAGCCCCGgggcaggcagcgggggggggtatggggggggggggggggcacagcgtAGAGAGGGGTGgaatggggtggggtggggtgggtagGGGGGCAGGGGCATCGAACACGCCACCCTGGTAAACTCCTCCCGCAGtacgcccccccgccccggtccttGGCATCCCGCTGGTACCCACTCCCCTGGCatccccccccctgctcccctggcatccccatcccctgccctggcatccatcccatcccctggcatccccccctgcttccctggATCCCAATCCCCAGCCCTGGCATCCCATCCCCTGGAACCCCCTCTCCATCCTGGCatcgcacaccccccccccctccatcctggCATCCCATCCCCtggcatccccccctgcttccctggATCCCAATCTCCAGCCCTGGCATCCCATCCCCTGGAACCCCCTCTCCATCCTGGCAtcgcacacaccccccctccatcCTGGCATCCCATCCCCTGGCACCACCCTGCTTCCCTTGCATCCCATCCCCTGGTACCCCCCTGTTTCCCTGGcatcccctcccctccatcctgGCATCTCATCCCCTGGCATCCCTCTTATTCCCCTGGCATCCCATCCCTTGGCATCCCCCCCTCCATCCTGGCATCCCATCCCGTGGCATTCACCCCCCACGCACACCATCTTTACACCCCATCCACTGGCATCCTGCCCTTATCCTGGCATCCCGCCCTTATCCTGGCATCCCATCCCCTGGCATCCCCCCTCCTATCCTAACACCCCATCCCCTTGCATCCCCCCTTCTCCCCTGGCACCACATCCCCTTGTCCTGGCACCTCAGCCCCTAacattcccacccaccccccctgccctgccaccccatCCATCCcctggcatccccccccccccccatcctggcaCCCCATTCCCTgctatcccccctgccctggcatccCCCTTACTCCCCTGGCACCACATCCCCTTGTCCTGGCACCCCAGCTCCTGGCATCCCCCCCCTGCCCTACCACCCCGTCCATCCCCtggcatccccccccctccccccccccccatcctggcaCCCCATTCCCTgctatcccccctgccctggcatccCCCCTACTCCCCTGGCACCACATCCCCTGGTCTCCAagatccccccccctcccctgtccccctcacccccccaccccgtacCCCATCCCTGGGCTCCCCAtgccccctgccctggcaccccaTCTCCTGGCAcccccaagccctgtccccagcatcccctgtccctgcagctgcggggggggggggggaggttcggTGCCCCTACGATGCCAGGGGACAGACAGGGTCCCCTGTTAACGAACCTTCGCTAATGGGGGGTGAAGGCAGCCCCCCCCAGAGGCACCCAGGTCACCCCCACCAATGTAGTGGGTGCAGCCTGGGGTGGGCTGGCATCCACCGGCGTggggagaccctacaataacaaaccAGTCTGGGAAGACCCTACAAGAACACACCTTGATGaggagaccctacaataacagaCC
Proteins encoded in this region:
- the CARNS1 gene encoding carnosine synthase 1 — protein: MTVCILGSPTAFLPVLLEGGTRCPGAMVLCLSPSWASRVPSETSPGAWSLLLSRGVSFEAGGHSTLETFVPPRRANYVTGTFTTGGPDGGWVGELARDLDCPTGGSVPLARRLEDPLVTRWVLAARAGLPVPPTLAFVLGSGGDLPAEPVAPGVKLVRLEDPQGQENLVQEEVGAFLGGTAMEPYSQVVVRPAGWRWRGTGARSTHGKEEGAAVVQAVSAQLCGLREEDTVLLEALVPTARLPVPPPRSPAPRLPVALRICTLVCRSWGDRPQLCQVACGVGRAEAPVRHGAALPQGLDSSLQQWGVVAPSQRQALATRLRVAAEAAMTALLAAEAELSPQQRGGTRAHTDLLGVDFLLACVDDALELVALSTNSQRCLETCLLADAMGRAVGEPHGDLPRLLAEALLHRAQCHLVEGKDILLIGAGGVSKSFVWEAARDYGLRIHLVESDPEHFAAGLVETFLPYDSREHRRDEEHAERVTELVRSRGLQPHACLSYWDDCVVLAALVCQRLGLRGSSPAAVRVAKQKSRTHQHLQRCRRGRPPPAAFAVPCRRLRSHGDVDRAAGAVPFPAVAKLEFGAGGVGVRLVESTGQCHAHAARLWRDLRDDADHPGIGLGWGNAMLLMEYVPGTEHDVDLVVFQGRLLGAWVSDNGPTRLPAFLETAACLPSCLPADRQAQLVRAALQCCLACGLRDGVFNVELKLGPAGPRLLEINPRMGGFYLRDWIREVYGPDLLLAAVLVALGLPPVLPARPVPRIHLAGVMCLGSEHGAAAGGGGLETLRGLQERGLVRLNRLFEEPGGAGEYEEPCLSVGCAGATRAEACLRLLGLCQALGIDSPRYPVEHFLSHFK